A genomic region of Bernardetia sp. ABR2-2B contains the following coding sequences:
- a CDS encoding type I restriction-modification system subunit M, translating to MSEEQRRLLERKLWDIADELRGKMDADEYRDYILGFIFYKYLSEKQYIFANNLLQYEEQKDYRKIKDQGSLDVIKDESIGTLGFFLKPNELFSSVVEKGLRKRNDDVSEEEQQENFVINDLSTILLNVQSSTMGQESEEEFDNLFEDLDLHSTKLGRSPKDRNILIVKILAHLDKIDFQLENLEADVLGDAYEYLIGQFASGAGKKAGEFYTPQEVSTILARLVTIGKKKLKTVYDPTCGSGSLLLRVRRQVEKVGEFYGQELNRTTYNLARMNMILHDVHYTQFNIQQADTLEDPKHTDLQFEAIVANPPFSAKWTGKKNPLFSNDDRFSQYGSLAPSSKADFAFVQHMIYHLADNGTMACVLPHGVLFRGAAEGRIREYIIKEMNYLDAVIGLPANIFYGTSIPTCILVLSKCRVNSDNVLFIDASNHFAKEKNQNKLLPSDIERILNAYTERKNIDKYAYVASLEEIAENDYNLNIPRYVDTFEEEEKIDVDAVLKELKEVETELSSTDTTIDSFCKELGIENPFN from the coding sequence ATGTCAGAAGAACAAAGACGTTTGCTTGAACGCAAACTATGGGATATTGCCGATGAATTGCGTGGAAAAATGGACGCAGACGAATATAGAGATTATATTTTAGGCTTTATTTTCTACAAATACCTTTCAGAAAAACAATATATTTTTGCTAATAATCTTCTCCAATACGAAGAGCAAAAAGATTATAGAAAAATAAAAGACCAAGGTTCGTTAGATGTTATAAAAGATGAATCTATTGGTACGCTCGGTTTTTTTCTAAAACCAAATGAACTTTTTTCTTCTGTGGTGGAAAAAGGTCTTCGAAAACGCAATGATGATGTTTCTGAGGAAGAACAACAAGAAAACTTTGTTATAAACGACTTATCAACTATTCTTCTCAATGTACAGAGTAGTACAATGGGACAAGAAAGTGAAGAAGAATTTGATAATCTTTTCGAAGATTTAGACCTTCATAGCACTAAATTAGGTAGAAGTCCAAAAGATAGAAATATCTTAATTGTAAAAATATTAGCGCATTTGGATAAGATTGATTTTCAATTAGAAAATCTTGAAGCTGATGTTTTGGGAGATGCCTATGAATATCTTATTGGACAGTTTGCATCTGGAGCAGGAAAAAAAGCAGGAGAATTTTATACTCCTCAAGAAGTTTCTACTATTTTGGCTCGTTTGGTTACGATTGGAAAAAAGAAACTCAAAACCGTTTATGACCCTACTTGTGGTTCTGGTTCTTTGCTTTTACGTGTGCGTAGGCAAGTGGAAAAAGTAGGCGAATTTTATGGTCAAGAACTCAACCGTACTACCTACAACCTTGCTCGTATGAATATGATTTTGCACGATGTGCATTATACACAATTCAATATCCAACAAGCTGATACATTAGAAGACCCAAAACACACAGATTTACAGTTTGAGGCGATTGTCGCTAACCCTCCTTTTTCGGCTAAATGGACTGGTAAGAAAAACCCTTTATTTAGTAATGATGACCGTTTTAGTCAGTACGGCTCATTAGCTCCATCAAGTAAAGCCGATTTTGCTTTTGTACAACACATGATTTATCATTTGGCTGATAACGGAACAATGGCGTGTGTACTTCCTCACGGTGTTTTGTTTAGAGGAGCTGCCGAAGGTCGCATTCGTGAGTACATTATCAAAGAAATGAATTACTTAGATGCTGTCATTGGCTTACCTGCTAATATTTTCTATGGTACAAGTATTCCTACTTGTATTTTGGTATTGAGTAAGTGCCGAGTAAATAGTGATAATGTCCTTTTTATTGATGCTAGTAATCATTTTGCAAAGGAAAAGAATCAAAATAAGCTATTACCAAGTGATATTGAGCGCATTTTGAATGCTTATACAGAACGTAAAAACATAGATAAATACGCTTATGTTGCTTCATTAGAAGAGATAGCTGAAAATGATTATAACCTCAATATTCCTCGCTATGTAGATACATTTGAGGAAGAGGAAAAAATTGATGTAGATGCTGTATTGAAAGAATTAAAAGAAGTAGAAACAGAGCTTTCTAGCACTGATACTACTATTGATAGTTTTTGTAAAGAATTAGGAATCGAAAACCCTTTTAACTAA
- a CDS encoding restriction endonuclease subunit S, which translates to MEKVKKNIPTLRFPQFEGKWETKKIGQILQIGSGKDFKHLKKGNIPVFGTGGLMDKVDTALYTGETVFIGRKGTIDKPVYFNGSFWTVDTLFYTYDFNLSYPKFVYALFQRINWYAHNEASGVPSLSKTTINSLKINLPSLSEQQKIANFLTTTDKRIELLTKKKELCQQYKKAMMQKLFSQELRFKDENGKNFPKWETKKLREITESLSSGKTKPQNEGSINVYGSMGIIGKCIDATHKGEYILIARVGANAGTLFVINDEFSVTDNTLILKLNERSILKFIAYSLDKLNLNKLVFGSGQPLITAGQLKQLKINLPSLQEQKKIAGFLTALDKKVELVEKQIQFSEQFKKYLLQNLFV; encoded by the coding sequence ATGGAAAAAGTAAAAAAGAACATTCCTACTTTGCGTTTTCCTCAATTTGAAGGAAAATGGGAAACAAAGAAAATAGGTCAAATTTTACAAATAGGTTCTGGTAAAGATTTTAAACATCTAAAAAAAGGCAATATTCCTGTATTTGGTACTGGAGGGTTAATGGATAAGGTTGATACTGCTCTTTATACAGGAGAAACGGTATTTATTGGTCGTAAAGGCACAATAGATAAACCTGTCTATTTCAATGGTAGTTTTTGGACAGTTGATACTTTGTTTTATACTTATGATTTCAATTTGTCATACCCTAAGTTTGTATATGCTCTTTTTCAGAGAATAAATTGGTATGCACATAATGAAGCATCTGGCGTTCCAAGTTTATCAAAAACAACTATAAATAGTTTGAAAATAAACCTCCCCTCTTTATCTGAACAACAAAAAATAGCCAATTTTCTAACTACCACAGATAAACGTATTGAGTTACTTACCAAAAAGAAAGAACTCTGTCAGCAGTATAAAAAGGCAATGATGCAAAAGCTATTCAGTCAAGAACTACGCTTTAAAGATGAGAATGGGAAGAATTTTCCTAAGTGGGAAACTAAGAAGTTAAGGGAAATAACTGAAAGTCTTTCTTCTGGAAAAACAAAGCCACAAAATGAAGGGAGTATAAATGTTTATGGTTCAATGGGAATAATCGGAAAATGTATTGATGCAACCCACAAAGGAGAATATATTTTAATAGCAAGAGTTGGAGCAAATGCAGGGACTTTATTTGTAATTAATGATGAGTTTAGTGTAACAGATAATACTTTAATTTTAAAATTAAATGAGAGAAGTATATTAAAATTTATTGCCTATTCTCTTGATAAATTAAATTTAAATAAATTAGTTTTTGGTTCTGGGCAACCTTTAATTACAGCAGGACAACTTAAACAATTAAAAATAAATCTTCCATCACTCCAAGAACAGAAAAAAATAGCAGGTTTTTTAACTGCTTTAGATAAAAAAGTAGAATTGGTAGAGAAACAAATTCAATTCTCTGAGCAATTCAAAAAGTATTTATTGCAGAATTTATTTGTGTAA